The following nucleotide sequence is from Aedes aegypti strain LVP_AGWG chromosome 3, AaegL5.0 Primary Assembly, whole genome shotgun sequence.
ttgctcagaactacgcctcattgaaacatgttgggcaataatcaaacggcatcttaagaaggatggaagagaagcaagctccatcgattttttcaagaagatgtggtcagcagttcaaaaagcagatcgaaaagttccgaaaaaagttgtgcaagagcaagaaaagtaagagcattctccagcaaggctcaataaatgttcaaatttatgtgaatttgatcgaaattacgttgatttccatgtattttaggtaaactcatgaatttgttcgaaaataaacagtttactgtaaaaaacacgtgtccactttcttaaatgaacagtccttaatccaagatcggtcgcatgcgtgtactgagtacacgcaccctGATAAAAGTTCGCTTTTCATAAACAGCTCGAGCGAGGTGGTGTCGGCAATGGTTGAATgcgcgaccgctcttgagttaaCCGCGAAATGTCGtaccgcgaaatggtacaccGCGACGTGAATTACCGCAAAATGTTATACAATCGTTCGATGCCCTGTCgaaccaggatcttttcataattgaaatttctttgatttccctgggcatagagtaccacCGTACTTGCCTCAATAcgtatgcgaaaatggtaatttaggcaaagaaaactctcagttaataactgtagaagtgctcataagaacactaagctgagaagcaggctctgtcccagtgaagacttaatgccaagaagaagaagcaacgaTGAACGACTCCAGTTTCTTTGAATCCCGCCGGTGACTTCGACGAGCTGTGCCATAAGGTGTCACGCGGAGGACTCTCATACAGGTTCTGTTATGaaagacggggatactttcgaggtggttgaTGATTTCGTCtacctcgcaccaaatgtaccatgtacaaaacccTAATAAGACTGGTGGTCCTCTATGAACATGAATCATGGTCCTTGCTAGGTACCTGGAGTGTTCGTACGACGAGTGCTTAGGACCATCTTTGTCGGTGTGCATGATAACGGTGTATGGCTGCAGAGGATGAACCTCGAGTTCGTCAGACTCTACGGccaacccagtatccagaaagtggcGAAAGCCGCAAGGGTAGGACATGTTACAAAACTACTGGACAACTACTTTGCGGTGTTAGCGTCGAATCCAAGCGGCGTGAGATGAGAATGGTCGGTCTCGTAAATACTTTCCATTTGTTTTAcatggcgagtcacttcactcgaatcGAGAAAACAACTGAGGGCCTCAAACGCATCGATCGGTTGTGAACTGAGTATTATAGGTACTAGGagcacgtgtcaaatgtacaaattgaaattgaaactgcgaaaagaaaccacgtaGAGATTAACTCCTACGACTCACTATTTGCCAGATGGTCGCATCAAGCTACAAGCTGGGGAGCCCATTTAGAGACCTCGACGCTCGGAGACGAACTGAACTTTATTACCCCAAAGCACATGGTATCATTATCATCACTTCGCAGTGTAAACCTGATCTGAAACTTCGGACTATGAGATGTAcgttagtacacgacactgaagacggccttacagttgaggtcgaaatacgcgtatctgtcaaaggatacaaactctagtggaattaaatggcatagtacaaaatttggtttttcatttttaatgatattttGTAAGAGTTTTCGGACACAGGAAATAATTCTCACTTGCTTCATTGCTTTTTATTGTTGCATTTTATTGTTAGTGTTTCCACGAGGTAAGCAGTATAGGTATCTGTTCGTCGTTTTGCCGTAGTAGTATTTCTCTCTCTATGGATTACTACTATCGCTAATCCTAGTATGTAGTAAGTCTACTAATAATAGCTACCAAAACGGGTAGGTAGTGAATGAATATGTGATCAATAGGTAGTTGTATTGCGGTCGACATCTCTTGCTATGAGTCACTGGAGTATTATGCTATGCTACGTATCATATACTGgttgtttcttatattttaaatttccgCTTGACCTATCCGCTCTAAAACTGAGTAGCATGTAAATCCTTATTATCCTTATAATCATTGCAAATACTGCATAGTAGAGAGTGTTGTGTAATTGAAAATGGCGTGAATAATGTCATCGAACCAAACCTAATCTCAAGTTTACGTATTACATTGCGTACTACAGAGTATGGTAAAAAAAAGTCCTGTATATAAGTAGGTATACATTTTGTATGTTCAAGATCAGCTTTGCGAGAACTCGTAGAGAATAATACTAAAACGAAATACTGTGTAATGTGTGCTTTTGTGCGCGCCTTGgccattttaaaatataatcaGAGCTAGAGGGGAGAACTCCTTTCACCGTTATAAATCGTAATCATTTTCTTCGCTTCATCAAAATCTCATTTCGTTCAGCAGCAGCACATGGAAGAGGGCAGCAAATTTCTACCAGCAACGAACAATCGGTCAACTTCGGATGCCCGGTTCCAGTTCGGCGTAGTCCATTGTTTCGTCTCCGGCCGAAGAAGCGCTCTCTCGCACTGTTTGCCACTCGCGGAATCGACGTCGTTGTTCACTCTTGGAGCACCAATCGTCAAACTCCTCCGGGCTGAGTTCCTGTTTTAGCCGTTCGCGTCTCCAACGGCGCATGTACTCGGCACGATTGTGCCGCTGGATGGCCAATTTCTCCGTTTCGCCCGGAGCCGGCGAAATGGTTGGAGGGCGTCCGACCATACCGAACAGGGCCGTGGCTTGCTGCTGgttctgctgctgttgttgctgtgATTGGGATCGCTTGGCGCGCCATTTGCGCATATACTCCGCTCGGGATCTACGCAACGAGGCCATCTGCTGATCCGAGGTAGGTGAGGTTTGACGGCTCGATTGTCCTTCATCGTGTTGAGGTTCAGATTTGATCAGCGACTCCAGAGGAATCTGAGGAATTGGCGCGCTTTGGACGCCACCTTTAAGTCTTCTAATTTCTGCTTCAACCTGACGCAGCTGCTGCTGGGCTAGGATTGCAAACATCTCTTGAATCTGCTGCATTCGGAGGGCTTCTTCCTGTTGTTTGAGTTCAAGTAACTCCTGCTGTTCAACTTTAACGATAGGTTCGGATTGCTCTGGCTCGGCATCCGGGACCATCTGTTTCTCCTGCTTCTCACGCTGGCGCATTCTCCAACGACGCATCCTAGCAGCATTTTTAGCCTTTCGTTCGGCTTCCCGATCTTCTGGATTCAGCGATGCGAAATCCTGGCATCGAAGCATACCAGCTGGCTGTCCAATTGCTTCAACTTCCACTCCTTGTTCGTACAGCTTCTCGAACACGCTAGCATCCGGAGTAGACGAAGCGTCTTCCGAGTAGACATTGGTTCCCACCGGAGAAGTTACGCCACTGGCACTACATTCATTGTCATCGGAGTCTTCGTGAGTGAATGTCTGACTCTTGAGTAGCTTATCATTGCTCTTGCAAAGCTCCTTGAAGTTGGCGAATGCGTAGACCTGTTGAACGCAGTCAGTGCAGATCAGCGCTTTGATGTCATCCGGAAGAGTTATCTACGTGGAATAGgagaaaatcgaaataaattatTATCTTATTGGATGTTGTatcccagggctggtagcaggtctgtTCTAAGATACTTGGTGATATAAGCAAGAGAAAAAGAAtacccgaaaaaatcctcacatttttaatgcattcTAACTCGAATTGTTT
It contains:
- the LOC5572402 gene encoding zinc finger protein 853, which encodes MPGGIEILPSSSQNVPLNLNTLHHHHNHRGVNGVGNDAAAASAGVVTCDDDDEVGVGSIIPDRTGKHSFCRLCLTHADALNPLFPPDAAPDRTLLAQILDCVEVQITLPDDIKALICTDCVQQVYAFANFKELCKSNDKLLKSQTFTHEDSDDNECSASGVTSPVGTNVYSEDASSTPDASVFEKLYEQGVEVEAIGQPAGMLRCQDFASLNPEDREAERKAKNAARMRRWRMRQREKQEKQMVPDAEPEQSEPIVKVEQQELLELKQQEEALRMQQIQEMFAILAQQQLRQVEAEIRRLKGGVQSAPIPQIPLESLIKSEPQHDEGQSSRQTSPTSDQQMASLRRSRAEYMRKWRAKRSQSQQQQQQNQQQATALFGMVGRPPTISPAPGETEKLAIQRHNRAEYMRRWRRERLKQELSPEEFDDWCSKSEQRRRFREWQTVRESASSAGDETMDYAELEPGIRS